A window of the Tripterygium wilfordii isolate XIE 37 chromosome 12, ASM1340144v1, whole genome shotgun sequence genome harbors these coding sequences:
- the LOC120011041 gene encoding cytochrome P450 CYP82D47-like, with product MEFLLSLPTNTIAPKIFAVLLLFICLRILTNVLKPKKSKTSPPQASGAWPLIGHLLHLRGPQAPHITLGKMADKYGPIFKIKLGVHPTLVISDSEVAKECLTTHDIALAGRPATVAMEIMGYNHAMFAFSPYGPYWRHMRKLATVELLSAQRLETFKHIRESELKRSMKEMYQSWVHNKSGSGDSNHVTVDMTRILGDIIANVIYRMVVGKVYASKGEEDARWKQVVWEYIKLLSHFGVGDALPFLRWLDLGGVEKSMKKAAKELDIYVEEWLEEHKKKRSERKSDNGIVEEDFMDVMLSVFDDDDQLENFAHHSAHTINKAMCLAIILAASDTTKTTLTWALSLLLNHPDVMKKVQQELAAHIGPDKPVKESDVKSLVYLEAVVKETLRLYPPGPLGLPHESMEDCTVAGYHVPSGTRILYNLWKIQQDPQVWENPSEFKPDRFLTTHKDVDVRGRNFEYLPFGSGRRMCPGMSFALQVMEVSLANMLHGFDFATPNGKPVDMTEVNGLVTDRATPLEALITPRLPAHLYMG from the exons ATGGAGTTTCTTCTTTCACTCCCAACAAACACCATAGCCCCAAAAATCTTTGCAGTTTTATTACTCTTCATATGTTTACGGATACTCACAAATGTCCTCAAACCCAAGAAATCCAAGACATCCCCACCACAAGCCAGCGGCGCCTGGCCTTTGATTGGCCACCTCCTCCACCTCCGCGGCCCACAGGCACCACACATAACATTAGGCAAGATGGCTGATAAATACGGTCCAATCTTCAAAATAAAGCTAGGCGTGCATCCAACTCTTGTCATAAGTGACTCCGAGGTGGCCAAAGAGTGTTTGACCACACACGACATAGCCTTGGCTGGCCGTCCAGCGACTGTGGCCATGGAAATCATGGGATACAATCATGCCATGTTCGCTTTCAGCCCATACGGCCCATATTGGCGTCACATGCGCAAGCTAGCCACCGTTGAGCTTCTATCCGCTCAACGGCTCGAAACGTTTAAGCACATAAGAGAATCTGAGCTTAAGCGTTCCATGAAAGAGATGTACCAATCATGGGTTCATAACAAAAGCGGTAGCGGCGATTCGAATCATGTTACCGTGGACATGACTAGAATTTTGGGAGACATAATCGCAAACGTAATATACAGGATGGTGGTAGGAAAAGTGTATGCGAGTAAGGGTGAGGAGGATGCGAGATGGAAACAAGTAGTGTGGGAGTATATTAAGTTGCTGAGCCACTTTGGTGTGGGTGATGCGTTGCCATTTTTGAGGTGGTTGGATTTGGGAGGTGTTGAGAAGTCCATGAAAAAGGCAGCCAAAGAATTGGACATTTATGTTGAAGAGTGGTTGGAAGAACATAAAAAGAAGAGATCCGAGCGTAAGAGTGATAATGGAATTGTAGAAGAAGACTTCATGGACGTTATGCTCTCcgtttttgatgatgatgatcaactGGAGAATTTTGCTCATCATAGTGCTCATACAATTAACAAGGCCATGTGCTTG GCTATTATATTGGCGGCCTCTGACACCACTAAGACTACTTTGACTTGGGCTCTATCACTATTACTCAATCACCCTGACGTCATGAAGAAGGTCCAACAAGAGTTGGCTGCTCACATTGGTCCAGATAAACCAGTGAAGGAATCAGATGTCAAATCTTTGGTCTACCTTGAAGCAGTTGTTAAGGAAACATTACGATTATACCCTCCAGGTCCACTCGGGTTACCACACGAGTCTATGGAGGACTGCACCGTAGCCGGTTACCATGTTCCATCAGGGACTAGGATTCTCTACAACCTCTGGAAGATTCAACAGGATCCGCAGGTGTGGGAGAATCCTTCAGAGTTCAAGCCAGACAGGTTTCTGACAACACATAAGGACGTCGATGTTAGGGGACGTAACTTTGAGTATTTACCATTTGGGAGTGGTAGAAGAATGTGTCCTGGAATGTCTTTCGCTCTTCAAGTCATGGAGGTTTCACTTGCTAATATGCTTCATGGGTTCGATTTTGCCACTCCAAATGGTAAACCAGTGGATATGACTGAAGTTAATGGATTGGTCACTGACCGTGCAACGCCACTTGAAGCCCTCATCACTCCACGCCTCCCAGCTCATCTCTATATGGGCTGA
- the LOC120011476 gene encoding cytochrome P450 CYP82D47-like — MEFLLSIPANTIATQIFALLLLYLCFRKFTDVLKPKQSKTSPPQVGGAWPLIGHLHRLRGPPAPHITLGKMADKYGPIFKIKLGVHPTLVISNSEIAKECLTTHDKVLAGRPATVATEIMSYNHAMFAFSSYGPYWSHTRKLVTVELLSNKRLETFKHIRESEVKNSVKEMYQSWVHNKTGDSNQVLVDMTRIFGDIIANVIYRIVVGKVYASKGEGHVRWKQVVSEYVNLLSHFGVGDALPFLRWLDLGGKEKAMKKTAKELDNYVEEWLQEHKKKRSSAGDHGIVEEDFMDVMLSIFYDDDQEESFADHSAHTINKALCLSLILAASDTTKTTLTWVLSLLLNHRDILNKVQQELIAHIGPETPVNESDIKSFVYLEAVIKETLRLYPPGPLGLPHESMEDCTIAGYHVAAGTRVLFNQWKIHHDPQVWENPSEFKPERFLRTHKEVDVRGCHFELLPFGSGRRMCPGISFALQVMELALANMLHGFDFATLNGEPVDMTEDNGFVTLRATPLEALISPRLPGHVYMG, encoded by the exons ATGGAGTTTCTTCTTTCAATCCCAGCAAACACCATAGCCACACAAATCTTTGCACTTCTATTACTCTACCTATGTTTCAGGAAATTCACAGATGTCCTAAAACCAAAGCAATCCAAGACATCCCCACCACAAGTCGGCGGCGCGTGGCCTTTGATAGGCCACCTCCACCGCCTCCGCGGCCCACCTGCACCACACATAACACTAGGCAAGATGGCCGACAAATACGGTCCAATCTTCAAAATCAAGCTAGGCGTGCATCCAACTCTTGTCATAAGTAACTCCGAGATTGCCAAAGAGTGTTTGACCACACATGACAAAGTCTTGGCTGGCCGTCCAGCGACTGTGGCCACGGAAATCATGAGCTACAACCATGCCATGTTTGCTTTCAGCTCATACGGCCCATATTGGAGTCATACGCGCAAGCTAGTCACTGTTGAGCTTCTTTCCAATAAACGGCTCGAAACGTTTAAGCACATAAGAGAATCAGAGGTTAAGAATTCCGTGAAAGAGATGTACCAATCTTGGGTTCATAACAAAACCGGCGATTCGAATCAAGTTTTGGTGGACATGACCAGAATTTTTGGAGATATAATCGCAAACGTGATATACAGGATTGTGGTAGGTAAAGTGTATGCGAGTAAGGGTGAGGGACATGTGAGATGGAAACAAGTAGTGTCGGAGTATGTAAACTTGTTGAGCCACTTTGGTGTGGGTGATGCGTTGCCGTTTTTGAGGTGGTTGGATCTGGGAGGTAAGGAGAAAGCCATGAAAAAGACAGCCAAAGAATTGGACAATTATGTTGAAGAATGGTTGCAAGAGCATAAGAAGAAGAGATCCAGTGCTGGCGATCATGGAATTGTAGAGGAAGATTTCATGGACGTGATGCTCTCAATTTTTTATGATGATGATCAAGAGGAGAGTTTTGCTGATCATAGTGCTCACACAATTAACAAGGCCTTGTGCTTG tctCTTATATTGGCGGCCTCTGACACCACTAAGACCACTCTGACTTGGGTTCTATCACTACTACTCAACCACCGTGACATCCTAAACAAGGTCCAACAAGAGTTGATAGCTCACATTGGTCCAGAAACACCAGTGAATGAATCAGATATCAAATCTTTTGTCTACCTTGAAGCAGTTATAAAGGAGACATTACGATTATATCCTCCAGGTCCGCTCGGGTTACCACACGAGTCAATGGAGGACTGCACCATAGCCGGTTATCATGTCGCAGCAGGGACTCGGGTTCTTTTCAATCAGTGGAAGATTCATCATGATCCGCAGGTGTGGGAGAATCCTTCCGAGTTCAAGCCAgaaagatttctaagaacacacaaGGAAGTTGATGTTAGAGGATGTCACTTTGAGTTGTTACCATTTGGGAGTGGTAGAAGAATGTGTCCTGGAATATCTTTTGCCCTTCAAGTCATGGAGCTTGCACTTGCTAATATGCTTCATGGGTTCGATTTTGCAACTCTTAATGGTGAACCAGTCGATATGACTGAGGATAATGGATTTGTCACTCTCCGAGCAACGCCACTTGAAGCCCTCATCAGTCCACGCCTCCCAGGTCATGTCTATATGGGCTGA